In Candidatus Babeliales bacterium, the DNA window TTTGCTGCGCAAATCACCAATTTCGACCTGATGGTCTTCTCTGCCAAGTTCCTTTTGAATCGCTTTCATTTGCTCAGTCAAATAATATTCACGGTGATTTTTTTCAACTTGATTTTGAACACGTCCCTTAATACGTTGTTCAGTTTCAAGAATTTCAATCTCTTGCGTTAAGAATTTGATTAATTTACTTAAACGGTTTTTTAAATCAAGCGTTTCTAGTATTTCTTGTCGTTCATAAAAGGAAAGATTAAGGTGAACGGCGAGTGTATCGGCAATAGTATCCATATCTTCTATAGATTTAACAGCCGCCATTAAATCATTTGGTACTTTTTCGTTAAGTCTTGTGTAAGACTCATATAAACTTTTTAAATGACGCCAAAACGCTTGTAATTCAACTGAATTTTCTAGATTTTCAGTTGGCAAATCAACACAATATGCATTGATATATTCGCTTTCTTGCTCTGCTTTTAGCATTTTTGCGCGGCAAATACCTTCAGCCAAAATTTTTAAGCCGCCATTGGGTAAACGCATTATTTGAAGAATCAGTGATTTAGTACCATATTCAAATACATCGTTTTGAGTAGGATTTTCTATTTCGGCATCTTTTTGAGTGGTAATAAAAATTATTTTGTCTTCTTTGAGTGCTTGTTCTACTGCCTTGATTGAATGAGTTCTGCCAACAATAATAGGGTGTATGCTTTTTGGTAAAATAATAACATTGCGTAGTGGTAGCAAAGGTAAAAGTATACCCTGTTGCGTATTTTCGGGAGCAAGTATTTTTCTATTTGTTGCATCTATTGACATAGTAATTTATCCTAACCTTGTTTAGCTACATTAATTTTCATTGCGAATCGTTTATTTATAAATATAGATTAAATAATTTCAATTTGCAACAGCGATTGGGCTGTGAGATTGTTTTTAGAGTAAATTGAGGTGTCTGAGCCCCAATACTATAGTAAAATGTAGCAAATATTAGGAAATTAGTAAATGAGATTGATAGGTATAAAGTTGGCTTTTAGGTCAAAAATACCTAAAAAAAGAAATTTGCAATAATTACGGTTTATACGGATTAAAAATTTCAGGGAGGTGATGTTTAAATTTTTTTACAAATGATTAATCTTTGGCTATAATGTATAATAAAATGAAAAGTTGTATTGTTTTAATTTAATTACCTTTGTTCGAGAGGGAACAACCTATGTTTAAACGTATTGCGGCTACATTGTGGGGAAACTTTGAAAGCTGGGAAGAAATCCAGAAATTTAGTTTTCTAGGAATAATTTTTGGCCTCATTATAGGTACCTACTGGGCCTTGCGTCCTATCAAAGATAGCATTTTTGGTGCTATAGTCGGGATTGAGCATCAACCCTATGCAAAGATGCTTTCACTCGTGTTTATTGTGCCTCTTGTTATAGCATATAGTAAATTAATTGATAAATTCCCTCGTCAAAAGGTATTTTATATTTTAACCGCTATTTATGGTACTGCAGCATTAGTTTTTGCTTGGTATTTTATGGATCCGTCATATGGACTAGCAAATAAACTTGAAGATCCAAGCCGTATTATTGGCTGGTTATGGTATATATACGTAGAAAGCTTTGGTTCATTAATTGTTGCGCTGTTTTGGGCATTTTCTACCGATATTACTTCTGAAGATGCGGCAAAACGTGGTTTTCCACTTATCGCATTATTTGGACAAACCGGTAATATCGTTGGGCCATTATTTTTAAATGCAAAACGCTGGGGCTTTGATCATAGCGGGCCAATTGTAGCAATTGTTGCGATAATGACCTTTAGCATGGCTGTATTAATGTGGCTTTTCATAAAAGTTACCCCAAAAGATCAATTTGAAAGCTATCAAGCTAAAGATGAAAAAGCGGTAGAAAAAACTGAAGAGCCAGGATTTTTAGAAGGGCTCAAATTATTATTTACTCAGCCATACTTGCTCGGAATATTTTTAATTATCACTATTTATGAAGTCATAATCACCGTATTTGATTTCCAATTTAAATTTATGGCTAAACAAGCCTACCCATTAGAAGCTGATAATGCAGCATATTTAACGCAATATGCCGTAGCAACAGGTATTGTAGCAACACTTTGTGTATTGCTTGGTATTAATAATATTCAACGTCATATGGGAATGACTGCTTCATTAATTATGATGCCAATTTTAGTAATACTTGGTGTTATAGGTTTAAAAATGTATCCTGCACTTGCAGTTGTATTCTGGATCATGGTAATTGCAAAAGCAGTAAATTACGCATTAAATCAACCAACATTAAAACAGCTTTATATCCCAACTACTAAAGAAACCAAGTATAAATCACAAGCATGGATTGAAATGTTTGGATCTCGCGGTTCAAAAGCTGGCGGTTCATATATCAACAGTTTCTTTAAAACTTTCAAAGAAAGCTATGGTGTAGCTGCTGGACTTGGTATGTTCTTGACGATGAGCTCAGGAATTTCGTTAGGTTTAATAGCGATATGGCTTTTTGTAGTTGTATTTGTTTCTAAAAAATATAACAAAGCAGTTGCAGAAAAACGCGTGGTTTGTTAAATGAGACAACGATTTAATGCAAAAAAATGTAGTCAAATAAGTAAAAATGGCCTTCCATCTCAGATGGAAGGCCATTTTTTTAGGTTTCAACAGAATGGTCAGATTTTAGCAAGGGGCTTTTGAATGAATGGTAAGTTAAAAAAGACAGTATCAACGTTTATTTCTGCCGATAAATTTGAGCGATTGAAAGTAATGCTGTTATCGCTTACTTTTCTTTTTGTTATAGGGGCTTACACCGTTATTTACGATCTTAAAAGTTCTATTTTTATGAGTGTAGTAGGGAGAGAATATGTTCCTTATGCTAAAATGCTTTCAATGATTATCCTTATTCCTGCAGTATTATTTTATGCCTTCTTAGTAGATAGATTAAGGCGCTATCAGCTAATCTATTTTTATAGTATAACATATGGTATTTTTGGTCTCATTTGCGTTTATTTGATAGGGCATCCTACTATTGGTATTGTTAATACTGATTCCAGTCCTTACCGCCTATTTGGTTGGGCATTTTATTTTTTTGTTGAAGGATTTTCACCTTTTGTGGTAAGTGTTTTTTGGGCATTTGCCAATTCAATTAGCAGCCCAGAAGGAGCTAAAGAAAATTATAGTATTTTAGTGGCCGGCTCTAAAATGGGTGGTATGTTTAGTGCCGGATTAGCATGGTTTCTACTTTCTATAAAAGATATAAATGGTATTCGTATATTATCTGATGCTGTAAATCATCAGATTTTATTGCTATTTTTTTCTTGTTTAGTTTTATTTATACCTTTTGTAGTTTATTATCTCATGCGTCGAGTTCCAGGAAAATATTTGCATGGTTATGAGGCGGTATATCAGTTTGAAAAAGAAAAAAAGGAAAAACAGGAAGAAGAAGAGGATAAAGAAGAAAAGATTACACGTCCCGGATTGTTATCTGGATTGCGCATGATATTAGAGCGGCCATACATTTTAGGTATTTTTGGTATGATTTTATTTTATGAAATACTTAATACCATTTTAAGCTATCAACGGTTAAGCGTTGCGCAAACATATGCAAATACCATTTCAGATGTAACTATGATGCTTTATCAACAAATGTTTGCAATGCATTTTATTGGATTTTTTATTTCATTATTTGGTACACGAACTTTACTTAAAAGATTCGGAGAACCAATTTGTTTACTGTTAATTCCATTAGCTAATGGGCTTTTGTTGTTTTATTTCTGGGCCACCTATACACCATTATCACTAATGATGGTATTCGTTGCTTTGAAATCGGTTAATTATGCTTTTGCACAACCAGTGCGGGAAAGCTTATATATTCCAACAATAAAAGATGTGAAGTTTAAATCTAAATCTTGGATTGATGCATTTGGTGCAAAAATGGCCCGTGGCAGTGGCTCATTGGTTAACGTTTTAGCAGATAAGCTTGGACCAATGTTTTATTTTCAGTTGCATGGCGCCGTATTTTTATTGGTTATAGCTTTCTGGTTTGTAACTGCTTATTTACTCGGTAATCGTTATACGCGTGCAGTAAAACATAATGAAGTAATAGGGTAATAATATAAAGTTATTAGATGGAGATGCTGCTTGAAAAATAGAGCTTTTTTGCTATACTTAACTGATAAATGACAATTATTAATAACTTGCTTTCTTAATCGGGTGGTTATTGTTTACCAGCGTAATCAAGCCAAGAAAGCAATTGATAAAACCTGGAAGGAATTTCTATGATTGATTTCAAAAAACTAGTTGAAGCTGGTGTGCATTTCGGGCACAAAAAGTCCCGTTGGAACCCTAAAATGGAACCATATATTTGGGGATTTAAAAATAATATACATTTAATCGATGTTTCAAAAACAGCGCGTCAGCTTGAAAAAGCAGCTAAATTTTTAGAATCGGTAGCGGCAGAAAGAAAAAAAATCTTGTGGATTGGCACTAAAAAAGCGGCACAAGAAGTTGTTGTTCAAACGGCACAAGAACTCGGTTATCCATGTGTAACACACCGTTGGATTGGTGGTACGTTAACCAATTTTTCTCAAGTAAAAAAATCAATTACTAAATTATTACATTTAGAAGATGTAATAAAAAAATCTGAACAATCACATTATACCAAAAAAGAGATTGTTTCATTGCAAAAAATGGTTGATCGTTTACAAAAGAATGTTGGTAATATTCGTAATATTTCATGGCCAATTGGTGCCATTGTTATCGTTGATGTAAAAAAAGAACAAACGGCATTGCGCGAAGCGGCTGTTATGGGAATACCAGTTGTTGCATTAGTTGATACTAACAGTGATCCGGCCGATGTTGATTATGTGATTCCTGCAAATGATGATGCACCAAAATCTATTCGATTAATTATCGATTATCTTGCAGAAGCAGTAAAAGCAGGTCAGCAAAAAGCTACTGAGAAACCAACGCAAGAACGCCAAGAAACAGAAGAAGAAGAGGCCGCTAGATTGCTTGAAGAATCTGAAGAAGATGAAGTAGTTTCAGCAAAAGATAAAGATGAAAAGCGTTCGGTTAAAAAAATGAAAACTAAAGAGCCGATTAAGCCGAAAAAGCTTAGTCCGCGACCCCGTCCATCTAAAGAAGAAGAATAATTGAATTAAATAATTCAAGTGTGGAGAGGTGTCTGAGTGGTTGAAGGAGCACGATTGGAAATCGTGTATGTTCCGAAAGGGGCATCGAGGGTTCGAATCCCTCTCTCTCCACCAGTTTTAGCTGACACACCTATTGGGAAATTAAAGCTGTCCGCCGAAGTGTAAGCGAAGGAGGACTATGTTTTATGTTTATTTAATTCGTTCAATTTTCATTTGCTATATTTTATAAGATTGTTATTATAAAAATAATTTGAAAATAAATTTGGGAAGTTTATAAAAACTTTTTCACTTAATCTGTCAGGTGCGAGAGCAAGCAGCAGGAGTGCAGGAAGTTTTGTATAAGCTTCCCTTTTTTTTAATAATATTTGTACAGATTTATATCTCAAAAGCATTTCTCATGCTATACTTATTTAAAAATTACGGCAAACTATAGGTTTTTTTAAAAGATAACATGAATATCAATCTGGCACGTAAATGGCGATCGCGTACTTTTGATGAACTCATTGGTCAAGAATTATCAGTACGTATGCTCAAAAATAGTTTATATTTGGATCATTATTTTCCCGTGTACCTCTTTTCTGGTCAACGCGGTTGTGGTAAAACATCAGCAGCACGTATTTTTGCGGCTGCGGTAAATTGCTCAATGCTTCAAGCCTTTCAACAAGATCCAAAAAAAAATATAATTCCTTGTTTGGCATGTGAATCATGCATGGCGATGATGCGTGGTAAGCATCCTGATTTCATTGAAATTGATGCTGCCTCACATACTGGAGTAGATAATGTTCGTAATATTATCGATGCTGCTGCATTAATGCCAGTGCTTGGAAGTAAAAAAATTTATTTAATTGATGAAGCGCATATGTTAAGCAAAGCAGCGTTCAATGCATTTTTAAAAATTTTAGAAGAACCACCTGCTTCAGTATTTTTTATTTTAGCAACAACTGATCCGCATAAAATTATAGATACCGTAACCTCGCGATGCTTTCAGTTATTCTTTAAGCCAGTTTTGCCTACTATGCTTGTTAAACATCTTGCAACAATTTGTCAAAAAGAAAAAATTGAATTTGAGCTCGAAGGATTAAAAATTATCGCAAATCAGACTGATGGTTCAGTGCGTGATGCATTAAATTTACTTGAGCAAGTGCGGTTTTCTCAAACACATATTTCACCAGATGCGGTATTTAAAGTATTAGGTTTTTTAGATACTGATCGTTTATTTGCATTATTAGATACTGTACTTAATAAAGAACCTGCTGATGTTTTACATTATTTACAAGAGATTTCTTTTGAATTATATACCTCTACCTCATTGTGGGATTCTTGTGTTCTTTTTTTCAGAGATTCTATTTATTTAAAACATGGCATTGTGAATGAAAAAATTGAACATGCTAATCAAATATCTTCAATAATCCTATCACATAGGCCAGAAGCCTTGAGTTCATATTTACAGATGTTTTATGATCATGAAAATGCATTTTCAAAAACACGTTTTGGGCATCAAATATTGGAACATGTGTTATTAAAGATATGTAATATAAAAATGCCAAAACAAAATAGTGGCATACAAAAAAAAACAAGTAATAATGGAATAGCGATGGAAAAAAAAACTGAAATCGTTATCAAACAATCTCAACAAAATAGATCATGGCAAAATTTTTTAATGGAAATACAAACCCTTGAAGATCCATTAATATATTCGATTTTTAAACAAGCGCAATTTAGTGCTTTTGATCAAGAAGCAAATATTGTGCAACTTTCTTATCCGAAAAATTTTGTCTTTTTTGATGAAATTCTCCAAAATACTACTAATACCTGGTTATCGAAGCTACAAAAAGTTTTTGGTGAGCAAATACAGCTTAAAGCAACTTTTACAGAGGCTGCACAATCAAAAACTTCCTTAGCGATTCCTCTCCAAGCAAAAGAAAATAAGGTGCCGCAATTTAATGATTTGCCACAAGAAAAAGCTAAACAAAAAGAGTCATTAAATAAAGTGACTTTTCAAAATAAAAAATCTTTTATCGTAAAAAAAAATAATCAAGAAAAAAAAATAGACATTTCAGATAAAAACCTTTGGAAAAAAACGCATCTTGTTTTATCCGCTTTTCCTGGTTTAATTACTGAAGTTCCAGAGGATACTCATGCGTAAGCTTCCAAAAGTTATTATAGTCGGCAGAACTAATGTAGGAAAATCTACATTATTCAATCGTTTGTCAGAAAATGTAAAAAGCCTAACCCTGGACTACGAAGGGGTCACTCGAGACTTTATGAGTGATGTAGTGTGTTGGCAAGATGTTTGTTTTAATTTAATTGATAGTGGCGGTATTAGTTTAAAAAAGAGTGAAGATTTTTTTACTGAGCATGTCAGACAAATTGCGCTTAATTTATTGGATAAAGCAGACTTAATTTTATTTGTTTGTGATGGAACGGTAGGGATTACGGCGCAAGATCAAGAATTGGCAAAATTTTTACATAAACTTGATAAGCCAGTATTTTTAGTGGTTAATAAAATTGATGTACATCGTGCACAAGAACAGCAATATGAATTTCAGAAATTAGGGTTTAAAGAGCTATTTCCTATTTCTGCACAACATAGTATTGGTATTGGGGAACTTTTAGAAACAATAGTGCAAAAACTACCTAAAAAGATGCCAATAGAAAAAGAAGAAGAGCTCAAAGCATCGGTTGTTTTGCTTGGAAAACCAAATGTTGGTAAATCATCATTAATGAATATTTTATTAGAGCAAGAAAGAGTACTTGTTACTGAACAAGCCGGCACTACACGTGAAGCAATTACTGAGCCAATTCGATTTTATCAAGAAACCATTATGCTTACTGATACGCCCGGTATTCGTAGAAAAAGATCTGTAGAAGAGCCGTTAGAAAAACTAATGGTGCGTACTGCATTTCGTGCTATTGACCGTGCGCATATCGTATTACTTTTAATTGATGGGTCAGAAGGAATTTTAAGTGATCAAGAACTTAAACTAGCTTTTTATACGCTTGAGCAGGGAAAAGCGTTAATTATGCTTGTAAATAAAGTTGATTTAATAGATGAAGAAACGCAACGATTATTAGATGATCAATTTTCTATGTATCCACATTTATTCAAAAAAATTCCACGACTTTATATTTCATGTAAATCAAAAAAAAATATTGGCAAAATTTTACCGCTCATTAATGAGGTTTGGCAGCGTTATAATCAAACACTTGATGAGTCTGAATTATCATTATTATTTAAAGAAGCATTAAAAAGAACGCCATTATATCATAAAAAGGAATTATTAATTCTTTATAGCGTAAGGCAAACTGCAGTACGTCCAACTACTATTTTATTAAAAGTGAATCAGCCACAGTGGTTTGGTGAAAGCCAACTTGCATTTTTTGATAATAAACTACGCGCTAAGTATAACTTAATGGGTGTGCCTGTTAGGTATGAAGTACGAAAAAGAAGACAATAAAATCTGTGGAAATTATTGATTGGTTTTTCCATATTTAAAATTAATTTATTTATCGATATTTCCTATTGTTTATTTTTGCTAGATTTAAAAAATGGAATTTGATTATACTCATAATAAATAAGGAGAGATATTATGGATAAAAAAATAACATTTCGGCAAATGGAGCATTCGGATGTGATGGAAAAATATATTAATGGGCAATTGGCTAAAATTGAACAATTTCTTACACATGAACGTGAACCAATTTTTATAGAATTAGTATTAGAACCAGTTAAAATTCATGCGCATCATCGTGTTGAGCTTCGCGTAAAAACACCCGATTATTATTTAATATCGAATTATGAAGGCCCTGAATTTTATGATGTTATTGATCGCGTAATTGATGTTATGTATCGGCAATTATGCGAAAAAAAACGTGAACTTGTTGATGATAAACGTAGTGGGAATGCAGATTGGTATAAAGGTGCCTAATCTGCTATAAATTCTTTTAATTCATCAATAAAAACGTTACGATCCATCGAATAGAGCTCACTGTTCCATTGTTTTAGAATTTTTTGTGATTCAGGTTCAACTAATAAAATAGTAGGGAAGCCAAATACTTTAAATTGCTGTTTTAAAGTATTAAATGGTTCTTCTTTTTCATTTGACCCATCGATGCTTACTGGTATTGTTTGTTCAATTACTGCAATAACGCTTGGGTCTTTGAATACCGTGTTATTAATTGCTTTACAAATTGAGCAATAATCAGCCCAAAAATCAATCAATAATAATTTATTTTCTTTTAGCGATTGCTCACGAGCGTTTTCATAATCAGTATGCCAATGCAACATAGGTTTTTCAGCAACATAATAAGTTAATTGAGTAGTATAAATAACCAAGCTAGTGGCACTAGATAATAGTATAAATCCCCAAATAATATGAAAAGTTTTTAAAGAGGAAGCACTTTTATAATTTCCAATATAAAGATAATAAAAACCAATTATTATAAGGGTACTGGCACCAACAAATAAAACGGTTGATAAAGGAAGAATATTGCTCAAATAATATAAACTTACGCCAAAAAGCATAAGTCCAAATAATTTTTTGATTTCAACCATCCAAAGGCCAGCTTTGGGTAAAAGCGTGAGTGAGCTCGAAAAAGTACCAACAATAAGTAATGGCATACTTAAGCCAATGCCAAAACAAAATAGTAATAAAAAACCAAGAAAAACATTTCCCAGCGTTGCTACAATACTCAATAATAAAATAAGGCCAGGAGAGACACAGGGGGAAGCAATAGTACCACTTGCAGCACCGAATATAAAAGATGAAATCAGCGATCCACCACTATTGCCAGTATGTGCTGGTTGCATAAATCGTGGAATATACAAATCATAAAAACCAAACATAGAAAGAGCGAGATACATTAAAAAACTAACTAGAATGCCAACTGAAATTGGATGTACTAATAATTTACCATAAATTGGGCCAGTATAACTTGCGACAAGCCCAAAGCAAGCGAATGTTGCCGATAGCCCAAGAGTATATGCTAAAGAAAGTAAAAAATTATAGATTAATGAATTACTTTTTTGTGCATGTAAAACGCTTGCCGTAATGGGAATCATCGGATAAATGCATGGCGTTAAACTTAATAAGATGCCAAGTAAAAAAACTAAAATAAGACGCATAGGCAGTGATTGTGTGTGTTTTACTAGATGTGAAAGAAATTCAGACCAAGACGTAGATTTTTTTATTGTTTGAATGTCAGATTTTTGGACTTTTTTTAATGAAGGTGTGTCGGGGTTATTTACTGAATGAATATTATCTTTTTGAACAATTGATTTAGTATTTTTTTCAGTATAAATGGGCTTAAAAAGTTGAAATAATTTTTGATGC includes these proteins:
- a CDS encoding Npt1/Npt2 family nucleotide transporter produces the protein MFKRIAATLWGNFESWEEIQKFSFLGIIFGLIIGTYWALRPIKDSIFGAIVGIEHQPYAKMLSLVFIVPLVIAYSKLIDKFPRQKVFYILTAIYGTAALVFAWYFMDPSYGLANKLEDPSRIIGWLWYIYVESFGSLIVALFWAFSTDITSEDAAKRGFPLIALFGQTGNIVGPLFLNAKRWGFDHSGPIVAIVAIMTFSMAVLMWLFIKVTPKDQFESYQAKDEKAVEKTEEPGFLEGLKLLFTQPYLLGIFLIITIYEVIITVFDFQFKFMAKQAYPLEADNAAYLTQYAVATGIVATLCVLLGINNIQRHMGMTASLIMMPILVILGVIGLKMYPALAVVFWIMVIAKAVNYALNQPTLKQLYIPTTKETKYKSQAWIEMFGSRGSKAGGSYINSFFKTFKESYGVAAGLGMFLTMSSGISLGLIAIWLFVVVFVSKKYNKAVAEKRVVC
- a CDS encoding Npt1/Npt2 family nucleotide transporter; this translates as MNGKLKKTVSTFISADKFERLKVMLLSLTFLFVIGAYTVIYDLKSSIFMSVVGREYVPYAKMLSMIILIPAVLFYAFLVDRLRRYQLIYFYSITYGIFGLICVYLIGHPTIGIVNTDSSPYRLFGWAFYFFVEGFSPFVVSVFWAFANSISSPEGAKENYSILVAGSKMGGMFSAGLAWFLLSIKDINGIRILSDAVNHQILLLFFSCLVLFIPFVVYYLMRRVPGKYLHGYEAVYQFEKEKKEKQEEEEDKEEKITRPGLLSGLRMILERPYILGIFGMILFYEILNTILSYQRLSVAQTYANTISDVTMMLYQQMFAMHFIGFFISLFGTRTLLKRFGEPICLLLIPLANGLLLFYFWATYTPLSLMMVFVALKSVNYAFAQPVRESLYIPTIKDVKFKSKSWIDAFGAKMARGSGSLVNVLADKLGPMFYFQLHGAVFLLVIAFWFVTAYLLGNRYTRAVKHNEVIG
- the rpsB gene encoding 30S ribosomal protein S2, coding for MIDFKKLVEAGVHFGHKKSRWNPKMEPYIWGFKNNIHLIDVSKTARQLEKAAKFLESVAAERKKILWIGTKKAAQEVVVQTAQELGYPCVTHRWIGGTLTNFSQVKKSITKLLHLEDVIKKSEQSHYTKKEIVSLQKMVDRLQKNVGNIRNISWPIGAIVIVDVKKEQTALREAAVMGIPVVALVDTNSDPADVDYVIPANDDAPKSIRLIIDYLAEAVKAGQQKATEKPTQERQETEEEEAARLLEESEEDEVVSAKDKDEKRSVKKMKTKEPIKPKKLSPRPRPSKEEE
- the dnaX gene encoding DNA polymerase III subunit gamma/tau, with product MNINLARKWRSRTFDELIGQELSVRMLKNSLYLDHYFPVYLFSGQRGCGKTSAARIFAAAVNCSMLQAFQQDPKKNIIPCLACESCMAMMRGKHPDFIEIDAASHTGVDNVRNIIDAAALMPVLGSKKIYLIDEAHMLSKAAFNAFLKILEEPPASVFFILATTDPHKIIDTVTSRCFQLFFKPVLPTMLVKHLATICQKEKIEFELEGLKIIANQTDGSVRDALNLLEQVRFSQTHISPDAVFKVLGFLDTDRLFALLDTVLNKEPADVLHYLQEISFELYTSTSLWDSCVLFFRDSIYLKHGIVNEKIEHANQISSIILSHRPEALSSYLQMFYDHENAFSKTRFGHQILEHVLLKICNIKMPKQNSGIQKKTSNNGIAMEKKTEIVIKQSQQNRSWQNFLMEIQTLEDPLIYSIFKQAQFSAFDQEANIVQLSYPKNFVFFDEILQNTTNTWLSKLQKVFGEQIQLKATFTEAAQSKTSLAIPLQAKENKVPQFNDLPQEKAKQKESLNKVTFQNKKSFIVKKNNQEKKIDISDKNLWKKTHLVLSAFPGLITEVPEDTHA
- the der gene encoding ribosome biogenesis GTPase Der; this encodes MRKLPKVIIVGRTNVGKSTLFNRLSENVKSLTLDYEGVTRDFMSDVVCWQDVCFNLIDSGGISLKKSEDFFTEHVRQIALNLLDKADLILFVCDGTVGITAQDQELAKFLHKLDKPVFLVVNKIDVHRAQEQQYEFQKLGFKELFPISAQHSIGIGELLETIVQKLPKKMPIEKEEELKASVVLLGKPNVGKSSLMNILLEQERVLVTEQAGTTREAITEPIRFYQETIMLTDTPGIRRKRSVEEPLEKLMVRTAFRAIDRAHIVLLLIDGSEGILSDQELKLAFYTLEQGKALIMLVNKVDLIDEETQRLLDDQFSMYPHLFKKIPRLYISCKSKKNIGKILPLINEVWQRYNQTLDESELSLLFKEALKRTPLYHKKELLILYSVRQTAVRPTTILLKVNQPQWFGESQLAFFDNKLRAKYNLMGVPVRYEVRKRRQ
- the raiA gene encoding ribosome-associated translation inhibitor RaiA, with amino-acid sequence MDKKITFRQMEHSDVMEKYINGQLAKIEQFLTHEREPIFIELVLEPVKIHAHHRVELRVKTPDYYLISNYEGPEFYDVIDRVIDVMYRQLCEKKRELVDDKRSGNADWYKGA
- a CDS encoding cytochrome c biogenesis protein CcdA, which produces MLNYLLFAMLFLNSCIAHEINIKTSPVDGKTTQVKVTFNLDKDEYLYKESINFSVDSPHIHLSEWHSTAETINKYDEGTKNTKAVFNTMVDILLYAGKQIKQIEQDIFLYITYQTNKQTHPHQKLFQLFKPIYTEKNTKSIVQKDNIHSVNNPDTPSLKKVQKSDIQTIKKSTSWSEFLSHLVKHTQSLPMRLILVFLLGILLSLTPCIYPMIPITASVLHAQKSNSLIYNFLLSLAYTLGLSATFACFGLVASYTGPIYGKLLVHPISVGILVSFLMYLALSMFGFYDLYIPRFMQPAHTGNSGGSLISSFIFGAASGTIASPCVSPGLILLLSIVATLGNVFLGFLLLFCFGIGLSMPLLIVGTFSSSLTLLPKAGLWMVEIKKLFGLMLFGVSLYYLSNILPLSTVLFVGASTLIIIGFYYLYIGNYKSASSLKTFHIIWGFILLSSATSLVIYTTQLTYYVAEKPMLHWHTDYENAREQSLKENKLLLIDFWADYCSICKAINNTVFKDPSVIAVIEQTIPVSIDGSNEKEEPFNTLKQQFKVFGFPTILLVEPESQKILKQWNSELYSMDRNVFIDELKEFIAD